A window of Paremcibacter congregatus contains these coding sequences:
- a CDS encoding HIG1 domain-containing protein, with protein MNWLLILIIIGVVFTGGVMILGVATMSQGGNFNKKHGNRMMQLRVASQFVTLALVVLYLYLYT; from the coding sequence ATGAACTGGCTTCTTATTCTGATTATTATCGGGGTGGTCTTTACTGGCGGCGTTATGATTCTTGGCGTTGCAACCATGAGTCAGGGCGGCAACTTCAACAAAAAGCATGGCAACCGGATGATGCAGTTGCGGGTCGCGTCTCAGTTCGTCACCCTGGCCCTCGTCGTGCTGTATCTGTATCTCTATACCTAA
- a CDS encoding cob(I)yrinic acid a,c-diamide adenosyltransferase, which yields MVKLTKIYTRGGDKGQTSLSDGSRQPKYAPRIEAYGTIDEANAAYGLARLHTTGEHDVMLSRIQNDLFDAGADVSTPAGSVDPQYELRIIEAQVTRLENEIDQMNADLAPLNSFILPGGSPAAAALHLCRTIVRRAERLLVQTAETEDINPVVIRYLNRLSDHAFVMGRALNNNGADDVLWVPGANR from the coding sequence ATGGTTAAACTGACCAAAATCTATACCCGGGGCGGCGACAAGGGACAGACGTCATTGAGCGATGGTAGCCGCCAGCCGAAATACGCTCCGCGGATTGAGGCTTATGGCACCATTGACGAGGCCAACGCCGCCTACGGCCTTGCCCGCCTGCATACCACGGGCGAACATGACGTCATGCTGTCGCGGATTCAGAATGACCTGTTTGATGCCGGCGCCGATGTCTCGACCCCGGCCGGGTCTGTTGATCCCCAGTATGAACTGCGCATCATTGAGGCTCAGGTCACGCGTCTGGAAAATGAAATTGATCAGATGAATGCCGATCTCGCGCCACTGAACAGTTTTATTCTGCCCGGCGGCAGTCCGGCGGCGGCGGCGCTGCATCTGTGTCGCACCATTGTCCGACGCGCCGAACGGTTACTGGTTCAGACAGCCGAAACCGAAGACATCAACCCGGTGGTGATCCGTTATCTCAACCGTCTGTCTGATCACGCCTTTGTCATGGGCCGCGCCCTGAACAACAACGGCGCCGATGATGTCCTGTGGGTGCCCGGCGCAAATCGCTAG